The following proteins are encoded in a genomic region of Elusimicrobiaceae bacterium:
- a CDS encoding NAD(P)H-dependent oxidoreductase produces the protein MNILFINACPRKDSRTKILADYLLTKINGDVQERNLTETALFPLSEKMLDRRTALAEKGDFNHPLFQLANEFASADIIVIAAPFWDLSFPALLKVYIENINVVGITFSYNQDGTPHGLCKAKKLYYVTTAGGPIVDDSYGYGYVKELAQKFYEIAEISCIKAENLDIENADVAQIMDDTKRRIDAFIL, from the coding sequence ATGAACATTTTATTTATCAATGCTTGCCCACGAAAAGATTCCCGTACGAAAATTCTTGCGGATTATCTTTTAACTAAAATCAATGGCGATGTGCAGGAGCGAAATCTTACAGAAACCGCCCTTTTTCCGTTAAGTGAAAAAATGCTTGATCGTCGGACGGCATTGGCAGAAAAGGGAGATTTTAATCATCCTTTGTTTCAGTTAGCCAACGAATTTGCCTCGGCGGACATTATTGTAATTGCCGCTCCGTTTTGGGATTTATCCTTCCCGGCATTATTAAAAGTTTATATTGAAAACATTAATGTCGTCGGTATAACTTTTTCCTATAACCAAGACGGCACCCCCCATGGCCTTTGCAAAGCCAAAAAACTCTATTACGTAACGACCGCCGGAGGGCCTATCGTTGATGATAGCTACGGCTATGGCTATGTAAAAGAACTGGCACAAAAGTTCTATGAGATTGCGGAAATATCTTGTATCAAAGCTGAAAATTTAGACATTGAAAACGCAGATGTGGCGCAAATTATGGATGATACAAAACGCCGCATTGACGCCTTCATCTTATAA